TTCCAAATCCCTTTCTCCCTCTATTAGAATTAGCTATATGGTATTGCCTGAAAAATTATTGAAAAAATATTTAGAAAAGCTTTCTTTTATTATTTGCCCTGTCCCATCCATAGAGCAAAAGGTACTTCATAGATTTATTCATGATGGATATTTTGAAAGACATTTAAATAAAATGAGAAATGTATATAAGAAAAAAAGAGAGATTTTGGTGGGAAAAATTACAGAATTAGATAAGGATATTGAAATAATGGGTGCAGATGCTGGGTTGCATTTGCTATTAAGGATAAATAATGGAATGACGGAAAAAGAATTAGTAGAAACAGCTTTAAAGGTAGGAGTTAAAGTATATGGATTATCAAAGTACTATGTTGATAAAAGCTATATTGGAGAAAAGCCAACAATATTACTTGGCTATGCATCCATGACAGAAGAAGATATAGTGAAAGCTATTGAAATTCTTTACAAAGCCTGGTTTAAAAAAATAACTATAACTACATAAAAATCATGTATTTAAGACAAAATAAAATGAGAAAGTTTTTTAACTCTTAAGCTAATTATTATTAATAGGTGAAGGAGAAGGTATATGATATATGATAATATTATTGAAAAAAGAACCGTCAACAATGGTTTTCATAGCTTAATGCTTGAAATATCTGCAGATGATTATAAAAGAGTATATGATGAGTTTAATAAGGATATTGCTTATGAAATTGTTAATAATCATTTGGAAAATAGAGGGGACGATGGTAAGGCATTAGATGTACGTATTCAACCTAATAACAAGGACAATATTGTAAGAATTTTTGCAGATGTTCATTACCTGGGAAATGAACATACAGAATATAGAAGACATTAAAACATATTTGCATATGCTTAACTCTAAAAAGGCTTCCATACTATAGAGGCCACTAAAAAACTTTAGTTTTTTGCTTGTCATTCTGAAACATAGTCGAAGAATCTCATTTTTTCAATATATGAGAGAGCCTTCGCTGATGCTTAGGATGACATAAAGGAACTTTTTTAGTGGACTCCTACATGGGGCCTTGTCTATTTATTAAACATATGCTATCTAACAGGGAACAAGGTCTTTTGGTTTATAACAGTTGTATTGGGTAAATAATAAGAAGAGTTCTAGGTTTTGAAATTATATTTATATAATTTGAATTATAGGAGGTTTTTTTATGAAGCTTGGATTTATCGTCAACCCTATTGCAGGCATGGGAGGTAGAGTAGGGCTTAAGGGCACAGATGGACCAGAGATCCTAGAGAAAGCTCGGCAATTAGGAGCGGTGCCTGAATCTCCAGACAAAGCAAAAAAGGCTTTAACATCATTATTACCATTAATAGATAAGCTTCAGATATACACATATGGAGGAAGTATGGGGGAAGAAGAAGCTGTTTCCTTAGGATTCAATCCAATAATATTAGGGGATATAAATAATAGCTCTGGACCTGAAAGCACTGAAGAGGCAGCAAAAAGAATGGCAGAAATAGGAGTTGACTTAATACTTTTTGCAGGAGGAGACGGCACTGCAAGAAATATTTATAATGCGATAGGAGCGGAAGTACCAGTTATTGGGATACCAGCAGGAGTTAAAATACATTCAGCAGTATATGCAAGTCATCCTAAAGCAGCAGGAGAAATAGCCTTAAAATATCTCCGTGATAAGAGCATAGGCACAAAAGAAGCAGAGGTAATGGATATAGACGAAAAATCATTTAGAGAAGGCATAGTGACAGCTAGGCTATACGGATATATGCAAATACCCATAGAGCCAGAGCTTATTCAAACAACTAAATCCGGCGGATTAGGTTCTGAGGAGGATGCATTAGAAGGAATTGCAGAAAGAATAGTTGATGA
This DNA window, taken from Proteiniborus ethanoligenes, encodes the following:
- a CDS encoding ATP-NAD kinase family protein, with protein sequence MKLGFIVNPIAGMGGRVGLKGTDGPEILEKARQLGAVPESPDKAKKALTSLLPLIDKLQIYTYGGSMGEEEAVSLGFNPIILGDINNSSGPESTEEAAKRMAEIGVDLILFAGGDGTARNIYNAIGAEVPVIGIPAGVKIHSAVYASHPKAAGEIALKYLRDKSIGTKEAEVMDIDEKSFREGIVTARLYGYMQIPIEPELIQTTKSGGLGSEEDALEGIAERIVDDMEEGVFYIVGSGTSTRPIMERLGLPNTLLGIDIVKNKALVASDVNEKEILEIIEDNRAKIIVTVIGGQGYIFGRGNQQISAEVIKKVGKDNIQIIATKNKLLSLKGRPLLVDTGNEEVNSMFKGYMKVLISSYMETVERVEGL